A genome region from Coffea arabica cultivar ET-39 chromosome 7e, Coffea Arabica ET-39 HiFi, whole genome shotgun sequence includes the following:
- the LOC113701476 gene encoding putative late blight resistance protein homolog R1A-3 isoform X2: MMNNSSSKRTICWDCALDYVKHRSPTNDLKMGIRLLETFDLYIRKCKRRRCKQGACLECDKEDEGDAKSEILRLNSISLKFQDLDHLVRGITDGLDSALSRYIQSGALDFNAVRYDLEESMRQFFETDIKELDIMLLYYSLGDPQLVMDFIDSISVNLVALLRYRESFIFDEVLEAVMENLQEKLVFLKSFVRFATIQGVEGQPLIDLLVHVEVVAVNAASLASTFWFRRNNRGICNEMEFEISQLIHKTVDPQVRKIYTHVLEASKLSRSSCTLALNENRLLVAEFIDYLLRSIMGNISECYTSFLVIMKDQMLKLLEGVRFLSILLSLRQEKFDELNDEMKDLIGAVVSDAGIVSFSLFVNEKKEGLHRDIDPALSDLLEVLKLIIAKSAHVYPETSSSSPLSFPKTNELGSLDRLLEALKELLSSTADSIAFPNDQINTILKDLLFLRSFLGNIVEKRNGDEKLQAFWSRVMNVAYSAELEIDSALLGDKRLDAIAGDIQLMKIEAKEIYDSIRFDSEIQRVTKTTINMPSQVTAPISNEVLVGLNDEVESIIDRLVSGPLQQDIVAIVGMSGLGKTTLANKVYSHLSVEYHFHIRAWCCFSQVYTKHSLLAQILCSINCGSSVQYLEMNEDDMAEKVYKLLKRNRYLIILDDVWDIMGWDLLKHSLPDDCNGSRILLTSRFQKLCWQIKPGSEPHHLRPLTEDESCELLQKKLFAKEDCPPVLGKVVMHVAKYCKGLPLTVVLVAGILATTEQDCWEEIVRRLTSSIYVDNEHCMKTLEQSYNYLPDYLKPCLLYFSAFKEDQDIPVRKMLWLWISEGFVQEIEGKSLEDVADEYLMDLIGRSLVMATQHRSLGGIKACRIHDLIHEFCVAKAKEESFLQILHEDDFSTCTRPCNPHRLSIHPSIPHINHVTRIEGLSFPNLHCLLFFGDRPTLLEESSYKFLLCKLLRVLDLQNCSYPTLSFPREVVFLVHLRYLRIRNFLGNIPSAIASLSRLETFAVEGNPRRYLLPNTIWNIKTLRHLVTSEFGGGFIFPIDGLEGSPDLKHLDTLTLAIEAPPQNLQKILSKLPSIRKLTITSVGNHGGILVLNYLSRLESLKIRRFDRYEFEFPLNLKKLTLSDNCQPWSKISAIGKLPNLVVLKLYRDSFLGEKWEMEEGDFCNLRFLKLSELDIRWWTASSGESVTLGLIKVIRCSQSVVNSVEQILQEQIDLGNKGLKIVNTNEMKNWDGYFYS, from the exons ATGATGAACAACTCCTCCAGCAAAAGAACTATTTGCTGGGATTGTGCTTTAGATTATGTGAAGCACCGGTCTCCTACGAATGATCTAAAGATGGGGATACGTCTATTGGAGACCTTTGATCTGTATATTAGAAAGTGTAAGAGGAGAAGGTGCAAGCAGGGTGCGTGTTTGGAATGTGATAAGGAGGACGAAGGTGATGCCAAGTCTGAAATTTTGAGACTTAACAGTATTTCGCTCAAGTTTCAAGATCTGGACCATCTTGTTAGGGGGATAACAGATGGACTTGACTCTGCTCTTTCTAGATATATTCAGTCTGGTGCATTAGATTTTAATGCCGTTAGATATGATCTCGAAGAAAGCATGAGGCAGTTTTTTGAAACAGACATCAAGGAATTGGACATCATGTTGCTTTACTACTCGCTGGGAGATCCACAACTAGTTATGGATTTCATTGATTCCATTTCAGTGAATCTGGTGGCGCTTCTTCGCTACAGAGAGTCCTTCATATTTGATGAAGTTCTGGAAGCTGTAATGGAAAACCTTCAAGAGAAGCTAGTGTTCTTGAAAAGTTTCGTTCGCTTTGCAACAATACAAGGCGTTGAGGGTCAGCCACTGATAGATCTGTTGGTTCACGTTGAAGTTGTGGCTGTCAATGCTGCAAGCCTGGCTTCTACATTTTGGTTTCGAAGAAACAATAGAGGAATATGCAACGAAATGGAATttgaaatttctcaattaatACACAAGACGGTTGATCCCCAAGTACGAAAGATTTATACCCATGTCCTGGAAGCTTCCAAGTTATCAAGATCATCCTGCACTTTAGCTCTGAACGAGAATAGGCTTCTAGTGGCTGAATTTATTGATTATCTCCTGCGAAGTATCATGGGAAACATATCAGAATGTTATACCAGTTTCCTGGTAATAATGAAGGATCAAATGCTAAAACTCCTCGAGGGAGTAAGATTCCTGAGTATCCTTCTAAGCCTACGGCAGGAGAAGTTCGATGAGCTAAATGATGAGATGAAGGATCTCATTGGAGCTGTGGTCTCTGATGCAGGTATTGTGagtttctccctttttgtgaatgaaaagaaagaaggcTTGCACAGGGACATAGATCCGGCACTTTCTGATTTGCTCGAAGTGCTCAAGTTGATCATTGCAAAATCTGCACACGTTTATCCAGAAACATCGTCATCATCACCACTTAGTTTCCCTAAGACTAACGAGCTGGGCTCTCTTGATCGTCTTCTAGAAGCTCTCAAGGAACTACTGAGTTCAACAGCTGATTCAATTGCTTTTCCAAATGATCAAATCAACACAATCCTAAAGGATCTTTTATTCTTAAGATCTTTCCTAGGAAATATTGTGGAGAAGCGCAATGGAGATGAAAAACTCCAAGCTTTCTGGAGTCGTGTCATGAATGTTGCATACAGTGCAGAATTAGAAATTGACTCTGCACTACTTGGTGATAAACGTTTGGATGCTATTGCTGGAGATATCCAACTTATGAAGATTGAGGCCAAAGAGATCTATGATAGCATTAGATTTGATAGTGAAATCCAGAGAGTTACCAAGACTACTATTAACATGCCATCACAAGTTACTGCTCCAATATCCAATGAAGTTCTGGTGGGTCTCAATGATGAGGTAGAAAGTATAATTGATAGACTTGTGAGTGGACCTTTGCAGCAGGATATTGTTGCCATTGTGGGCATGTCTGGGCTTGGTAAGACAACACTAGCCAATAAAGTTTACAGTCATCTTTCGGTAGAGTACCACTTCCACATTCGAGCTTGGTGTTGTTTTTCTCAAGTTTATACCAAGCATAGTTTGTTGGCTCAGATTTTGTGTAGTATCAATTGTGGAAGTTCTGTCCAGTATCTTGAGATGAATGAAGATGATATGGCTGAGAAGGTATACAAATTGTTGAAGAGAAATAGGTATCTCATCATTTTGGATGATGTTTGGGACATTATGGGGTGGGATTTGTTGAAACACTCACTACCAGATGATTGCAATGGAAGCAGGATTCTCTTAACCAGCAGATTTCAGAAATTGTGTTGGCAAATTAAACCTGGTAGTGAGCCTCACCATCTTCGCCCACTTACAGAAGATGAGAGTTGTGAATTGCTGCAGAAAAAGCTATTTGCCAAAGAAGATTGTCCTCCAGTATTAGGTAAAGTTGTAATGCATGTAGCAAAGTACTGTAAAGGCCTACCTCTGACAGTTGTTCTTGTTGCTGGAATTCTTGCTACTACTGAGCAAGATTGCTGGGAAGAAATTGTAAGACGTCTAACTTCCAGCATTTATGTTGACAATGAACATTGCATGAAGACACTTGAGCAGAGTTACAATTATTTACCGGATTATTTGAAGCCATGCCTTCTTTACTTCAGTGCATTTAAAGAAGACCAAGACATTCCCGTCCGAAAGATGTTATGGCTTTGGATCTCTGAAGGGTTTGTGCAAGAGATCGAAGGAAAGAGTTTAGAGGATGTGGCAGATGAGTATTTGATGGATTTGATTGGGAGAAGTTTAGTTATGGCTACCCAACATAGATCTTTAGGTGGGATCAAAGCTTGCCGGATCCATGATTTGATACATGAGTTTTGTGTGGCGAAAGCTAAAGAAGAAAGTTTTCTACAGATTTTACATGAGGATGACTTTTCAACATGTACTCGACCATGTAACCCCCACCGACTGTCTATTCACCCCAGCATCCCACATATAAACCATGTGACTAGGATTGAGGGGCTGTCTTTTCCCAATTTGCATTGTTTGCTCTTCTTTGGAGATAGACCTACACTGCTGGAAGAGAGTTCATACAAATTCCTATTGTGTAAACTTCTTAGAGTGTTGGATTTGCAGAATTGTTCTTATCCGACTTTATCGTTTCCAAGGGAAGTAGTATTCCTTGTTCACTTGAGGTACCTGAGAATTAGAAATTTTTTGGGGAATATCCCATCTGCAATAGCTAGCCTCTCAAGGTTAGAAACTTTTGCAGTGGAAGGAAACCCTAGACGTTATTTGTTACCAAACACTATCTGGAACATTAAAACATTGAGGCATCTTGTCACATCAGAGTTTGGAGGTGGTTTCATATTTCCCATCGACGGTCTTGAAGGCTCCCCTGATTTGAAACATTTAGACACCTTAACCCTTGCAATTGAGGCCCCTCCTCAAAACTTGCAAAAGATATTGTCAAAGTTACCGAGCATCCGTAAGCTAACAATAACATCTGTTGGAAATCACGGTGGGATTCTCGTGTTGAACTACTTGAGTCGACTAGAGTCACTTAAGATAAGAAGGTTTGACAGATATGAGTTTGAATTCCCattgaatttgaaaaagttgaCTCTCTCAGATAATTGTCAGCCATGGAGtaaaatttcagcaattggaaAGCTACCCAACCTTGTAGTGCTTAAATTATACCGTGATTCCTTTCTGGGGGAAAAATGGGAAATGGAAGAAGGGGATTTCTGTAACCTTCGATTCTTGAAATTGTCAGAGTTGGACATTCGCTGGTGGACAGCCTCTTCTG GGGAAAGTGTCACTCTTGGCTTGATCAAGGTGATAAGGTGTAGCCAGTCTGTTGTAAATTCTGTGGAGCAAATTCTGCAAGAACAGATAGATTTGGGAAATAAGGGCTTAAAGATCGTTAATACTAACGAAATGAAAAATTGGGATGGTTACTTTTATTCTTAA
- the LOC113701476 gene encoding putative late blight resistance protein homolog R1A-3 isoform X1, producing MMNNSSSKRTICWDCALDYVKHRSPTNDLKMGIRLLETFDLYIRKCKRRRCKQGACLECDKEDEGDAKSEILRLNSISLKFQDLDHLVRGITDGLDSALSRYIQSGALDFNAVRYDLEESMRQFFETDIKELDIMLLYYSLGDPQLVMDFIDSISVNLVALLRYRESFIFDEVLEAVMENLQEKLVFLKSFVRFATIQGVEGQPLIDLLVHVEVVAVNAASLASTFWFRRNNRGICNEMEFEISQLIHKTVDPQVRKIYTHVLEASKLSRSSCTLALNENRLLVAEFIDYLLRSIMGNISECYTSFLVIMKDQMLKLLEGVRFLSILLSLRQEKFDELNDEMKDLIGAVVSDAGIVSFSLFVNEKKEGLHRDIDPALSDLLEVLKLIIAKSAHVYPETSSSSPLSFPKTNELGSLDRLLEALKELLSSTADSIAFPNDQINTILKDLLFLRSFLGNIVEKRNGDEKLQAFWSRVMNVAYSAELEIDSALLGDKRLDAIAGDIQLMKIEAKEIYDSIRFDSEIQRVTKTTINMPSQVTAPISNEVLVGLNDEVESIIDRLVSGPLQQDIVAIVGMSGLGKTTLANKVYSHLSVEYHFHIRAWCCFSQVYTKHSLLAQILCSINCGSSVQYLEMNEDDMAEKVYKLLKRNRYLIILDDVWDIMGWDLLKHSLPDDCNGSRILLTSRFQKLCWQIKPGSEPHHLRPLTEDESCELLQKKLFAKEDCPPVLGKVVMHVAKYCKGLPLTVVLVAGILATTEQDCWEEIVRRLTSSIYVDNEHCMKTLEQSYNYLPDYLKPCLLYFSAFKEDQDIPVRKMLWLWISEGFVQEIEGKSLEDVADEYLMDLIGRSLVMATQHRSLGGIKACRIHDLIHEFCVAKAKEESFLQILHEDDFSTCTRPCNPHRLSIHPSIPHINHVTRIEGLSFPNLHCLLFFGDRPTLLEESSYKFLLCKLLRVLDLQNCSYPTLSFPREVVFLVHLRYLRIRNFLGNIPSAIASLSRLETFAVEGNPRRYLLPNTIWNIKTLRHLVTSEFGGGFIFPIDGLEGSPDLKHLDTLTLAIEAPPQNLQKILSKLPSIRKLTITSVGNHGGILVLNYLSRLESLKIRRFDRYEFEFPLNLKKLTLSDNCQPWSKISAIGKLPNLVVLKLYRDSFLGEKWEMEEGDFCNLRFLKLSELDIRWWTASSGNFSYLEKLVLDNCYRLKEVPSCLGESVTLGLIKVIRCSQSVVNSVEQILQEQIDLGNKGLKIVNTNEMKNWDGYFYS from the coding sequence ATGATGAACAACTCCTCCAGCAAAAGAACTATTTGCTGGGATTGTGCTTTAGATTATGTGAAGCACCGGTCTCCTACGAATGATCTAAAGATGGGGATACGTCTATTGGAGACCTTTGATCTGTATATTAGAAAGTGTAAGAGGAGAAGGTGCAAGCAGGGTGCGTGTTTGGAATGTGATAAGGAGGACGAAGGTGATGCCAAGTCTGAAATTTTGAGACTTAACAGTATTTCGCTCAAGTTTCAAGATCTGGACCATCTTGTTAGGGGGATAACAGATGGACTTGACTCTGCTCTTTCTAGATATATTCAGTCTGGTGCATTAGATTTTAATGCCGTTAGATATGATCTCGAAGAAAGCATGAGGCAGTTTTTTGAAACAGACATCAAGGAATTGGACATCATGTTGCTTTACTACTCGCTGGGAGATCCACAACTAGTTATGGATTTCATTGATTCCATTTCAGTGAATCTGGTGGCGCTTCTTCGCTACAGAGAGTCCTTCATATTTGATGAAGTTCTGGAAGCTGTAATGGAAAACCTTCAAGAGAAGCTAGTGTTCTTGAAAAGTTTCGTTCGCTTTGCAACAATACAAGGCGTTGAGGGTCAGCCACTGATAGATCTGTTGGTTCACGTTGAAGTTGTGGCTGTCAATGCTGCAAGCCTGGCTTCTACATTTTGGTTTCGAAGAAACAATAGAGGAATATGCAACGAAATGGAATttgaaatttctcaattaatACACAAGACGGTTGATCCCCAAGTACGAAAGATTTATACCCATGTCCTGGAAGCTTCCAAGTTATCAAGATCATCCTGCACTTTAGCTCTGAACGAGAATAGGCTTCTAGTGGCTGAATTTATTGATTATCTCCTGCGAAGTATCATGGGAAACATATCAGAATGTTATACCAGTTTCCTGGTAATAATGAAGGATCAAATGCTAAAACTCCTCGAGGGAGTAAGATTCCTGAGTATCCTTCTAAGCCTACGGCAGGAGAAGTTCGATGAGCTAAATGATGAGATGAAGGATCTCATTGGAGCTGTGGTCTCTGATGCAGGTATTGTGagtttctccctttttgtgaatgaaaagaaagaaggcTTGCACAGGGACATAGATCCGGCACTTTCTGATTTGCTCGAAGTGCTCAAGTTGATCATTGCAAAATCTGCACACGTTTATCCAGAAACATCGTCATCATCACCACTTAGTTTCCCTAAGACTAACGAGCTGGGCTCTCTTGATCGTCTTCTAGAAGCTCTCAAGGAACTACTGAGTTCAACAGCTGATTCAATTGCTTTTCCAAATGATCAAATCAACACAATCCTAAAGGATCTTTTATTCTTAAGATCTTTCCTAGGAAATATTGTGGAGAAGCGCAATGGAGATGAAAAACTCCAAGCTTTCTGGAGTCGTGTCATGAATGTTGCATACAGTGCAGAATTAGAAATTGACTCTGCACTACTTGGTGATAAACGTTTGGATGCTATTGCTGGAGATATCCAACTTATGAAGATTGAGGCCAAAGAGATCTATGATAGCATTAGATTTGATAGTGAAATCCAGAGAGTTACCAAGACTACTATTAACATGCCATCACAAGTTACTGCTCCAATATCCAATGAAGTTCTGGTGGGTCTCAATGATGAGGTAGAAAGTATAATTGATAGACTTGTGAGTGGACCTTTGCAGCAGGATATTGTTGCCATTGTGGGCATGTCTGGGCTTGGTAAGACAACACTAGCCAATAAAGTTTACAGTCATCTTTCGGTAGAGTACCACTTCCACATTCGAGCTTGGTGTTGTTTTTCTCAAGTTTATACCAAGCATAGTTTGTTGGCTCAGATTTTGTGTAGTATCAATTGTGGAAGTTCTGTCCAGTATCTTGAGATGAATGAAGATGATATGGCTGAGAAGGTATACAAATTGTTGAAGAGAAATAGGTATCTCATCATTTTGGATGATGTTTGGGACATTATGGGGTGGGATTTGTTGAAACACTCACTACCAGATGATTGCAATGGAAGCAGGATTCTCTTAACCAGCAGATTTCAGAAATTGTGTTGGCAAATTAAACCTGGTAGTGAGCCTCACCATCTTCGCCCACTTACAGAAGATGAGAGTTGTGAATTGCTGCAGAAAAAGCTATTTGCCAAAGAAGATTGTCCTCCAGTATTAGGTAAAGTTGTAATGCATGTAGCAAAGTACTGTAAAGGCCTACCTCTGACAGTTGTTCTTGTTGCTGGAATTCTTGCTACTACTGAGCAAGATTGCTGGGAAGAAATTGTAAGACGTCTAACTTCCAGCATTTATGTTGACAATGAACATTGCATGAAGACACTTGAGCAGAGTTACAATTATTTACCGGATTATTTGAAGCCATGCCTTCTTTACTTCAGTGCATTTAAAGAAGACCAAGACATTCCCGTCCGAAAGATGTTATGGCTTTGGATCTCTGAAGGGTTTGTGCAAGAGATCGAAGGAAAGAGTTTAGAGGATGTGGCAGATGAGTATTTGATGGATTTGATTGGGAGAAGTTTAGTTATGGCTACCCAACATAGATCTTTAGGTGGGATCAAAGCTTGCCGGATCCATGATTTGATACATGAGTTTTGTGTGGCGAAAGCTAAAGAAGAAAGTTTTCTACAGATTTTACATGAGGATGACTTTTCAACATGTACTCGACCATGTAACCCCCACCGACTGTCTATTCACCCCAGCATCCCACATATAAACCATGTGACTAGGATTGAGGGGCTGTCTTTTCCCAATTTGCATTGTTTGCTCTTCTTTGGAGATAGACCTACACTGCTGGAAGAGAGTTCATACAAATTCCTATTGTGTAAACTTCTTAGAGTGTTGGATTTGCAGAATTGTTCTTATCCGACTTTATCGTTTCCAAGGGAAGTAGTATTCCTTGTTCACTTGAGGTACCTGAGAATTAGAAATTTTTTGGGGAATATCCCATCTGCAATAGCTAGCCTCTCAAGGTTAGAAACTTTTGCAGTGGAAGGAAACCCTAGACGTTATTTGTTACCAAACACTATCTGGAACATTAAAACATTGAGGCATCTTGTCACATCAGAGTTTGGAGGTGGTTTCATATTTCCCATCGACGGTCTTGAAGGCTCCCCTGATTTGAAACATTTAGACACCTTAACCCTTGCAATTGAGGCCCCTCCTCAAAACTTGCAAAAGATATTGTCAAAGTTACCGAGCATCCGTAAGCTAACAATAACATCTGTTGGAAATCACGGTGGGATTCTCGTGTTGAACTACTTGAGTCGACTAGAGTCACTTAAGATAAGAAGGTTTGACAGATATGAGTTTGAATTCCCattgaatttgaaaaagttgaCTCTCTCAGATAATTGTCAGCCATGGAGtaaaatttcagcaattggaaAGCTACCCAACCTTGTAGTGCTTAAATTATACCGTGATTCCTTTCTGGGGGAAAAATGGGAAATGGAAGAAGGGGATTTCTGTAACCTTCGATTCTTGAAATTGTCAGAGTTGGACATTCGCTGGTGGACAGCCTCTTCTGGTAATTTTTCCTATCTTGAGAAATTGGTTTTGGATAATTGTTATAGGCTGAAAGAGGTCCCTTCTTGTTTAGGGGAAAGTGTCACTCTTGGCTTGATCAAGGTGATAAGGTGTAGCCAGTCTGTTGTAAATTCTGTGGAGCAAATTCTGCAAGAACAGATAGATTTGGGAAATAAGGGCTTAAAGATCGTTAATACTAACGAAATGAAAAATTGGGATGGTTACTTTTATTCTTAA
- the LOC113701265 gene encoding probable indole-3-acetic acid-amido synthetase GH3.1, which translates to METDWNTKALEFIEEMTKNAGEVQKMVLADILKQNGETEYLQRFNLDGATDTKTFTSKVPCITYEDIRPEIQRMENGDRSAILTALPVSDFLLSSGTTSGKRKLIPMPEEEWNRRQVLSSLEIPVMNVYVPDLNRGKGLYFYFSWPEIRTPGGQMILTALNKYYRSEHFKNQRRDPYTQYTSPYESVLCTDYVQSMYVQLLCGLYQHKQINRVGTSSASALLRVIKFFKLNWQDLVLDIRVGSLNPKITYEPLRECMARIMKSDPELADFLTIECSGENWEGIIQRIWPNAKYLQTIITGSMIQYAPSLDYYSGGLPIATTKYASSECCFGINLNPISKPEDVSFTFMPNLAYFEFIPQEHHSSKMDIVNSTVTTPDLINLVDVEVGKDYEVVITTHAGLYRYQMGDILRVTGFHNSAPKFKFLRRKGVLLSIEVDKTDEVELQMAMDNASQILQEYNVSLVDYTSHASKKIAPGHYVIYWELSVGDSDKNAQSDEVISRCCQIVENSFSLIYKQYRVHGAIAPLEIRLLKNGTFQDLVELAVSRGASIGQYKVPRCVETGLVLEFLDSRVVSSHFSPCLPSLASEESEE; encoded by the exons ATGGAAACTGATTGGAATACGAAGGCTCTAGAGTTCATTGAAGAGATGACCAAAAATGCTGGTGAAGTCCAGAAGATGGTCTTGGCAGATATACTAAAACAGAATGGTGAAACTGAGTATCTACAACGATTCAATCTTGATGGTGCAACTGACACTAAGACATTTACATCCAAAGTTCCATGTATTACTTACGAGGATATTCGGCCTGAAATTCAGCGTATGGAAAACGGTGATCGTTCCGCAATCTTGACTGCTCTACCTGTTTCTGACTTTTTGCTCAG CTCTGGGACGACATCAGGTAAAAGAAAACTGATCCCTATGCCCGAAGAAGAATGGAATCGTCGTCAGGTTCTATCAAGTCTTGAGATACCAGTCATGAACGT CtatgttccagatttgaacAGGGGAAAAGGGCTGTATTTCTACTTTTCATGGCCAGAGATAAGGACCCCAGGAGGACAGATGATACTAACAGCCCTTAATAAATACTACAGAAGTGAACACTTCAAGAACCAAAGACGTGATCCATACACCCAATATACAAGCCCCTATGAAAGTGTCTTGTGCACAGATTATGTCCAAAGCATGTACGTCCAATTGCTGTGTGGGCTTTATCAACACAAGCAAATCAACCGGGTTGGTACTTCTTCGGCTTCAGCTCTACTTCGAGTCATTAAGTTTTTTAAACTCAATTGGCAAGATTTGGTTCTTGACATTAGAGTTGGATCACTCAATCCCAAAATAACTTACGAGCCACTTCGAGAATGCATGGCTCGAATCATGAAATCCGATCCAGAACTTGCAGATTTTTTAACCATTGAGTGCTCTGGAGAGAATTGGGAAGGAATTATTCAAAGAATTTGGCCTAATGCAAAGTATCTCCAAACTATAATCACTGGTTCAATGATCCAATATGCTCCCTCACTCGATTATTATAGCGGCGGGCTACCCATTGCAACTACCAAGTATGCATCCTCTGAGTGTTGCTTCGGAATTAACCTCAACCCCATATCCAAACCTGAAGACGTGTCATTTACTTTCATGCCAAACTTAGCCTATTTCGAATTTATACCGCAGGAACATCATTCTTCCAAGATGGATATCGTTAATAGTACTGTTACAACTCCTGACCTTATTAATCTTGTGGATGTCGAAGTTGGCAAGGACTATGAGGTCGTGATTACTACACATGCCGGATTGTACAGGTATCAAATGGGCGATATACTTAGAGTAACAGGATTTCATAATTCGGCACCAAAATTCAAGTTCTTGAGGAGGAAAGGTGTGCTATTGAGCATTGAAGTGGATAAAACAGATGAGGTTGAGTTACAAATGGCTATGGATAATGCATcccaaattctccaagaatacAATGTAAGCTTGGTTGATTATACAAGTCATGCAAGTAAAAAGATAGCTCCAGGGCATTATGTTATATATTGGGAGTTGTCAGTTGGGGACTCGGACAAGAATGCACAGAGTGATGAGGTTATCAGCCGTTGCTGCCAAATAGTTGAGAACTCATTCAGCTTAATATACAAACAATATCGAGTGCACGGAGCAATTGCACCACTGGAAATTCGTCTGTTAAAGAATGGTACATTTCAGGATCTTGTGGAGCTTGCTGTCTCTAGAGGGGCTTCTATTGGTCAATATAAGGTGCCTAGATGTGTAGAAACTGGACTAGTCTTAGAGTTTCTTGATTCGAGAGTAGTTTCCAGTCATTTCAGCCCATGTTTGCCTTCTCTGGCTTCAGAAGAATCTGAAGAGTGA